The following coding sequences are from one Thermostaphylospora chromogena window:
- a CDS encoding phage holin family protein, which yields MPHNPAAEPQDESLGELVARASDHISTLVRSEIELAKAEFTFNAKRAGTAVGMFAAAAFILHLCLILASFAIAFGLVALGVWPWAAFAIVTLFYALVAGLLALFGTRKLKGLSGMKRTARSIRNLTGAGPGDELEDGEAAVTSGPPSAGEIGKRRETISDAS from the coding sequence ATGCCGCACAACCCGGCCGCGGAGCCGCAGGACGAGTCCTTGGGCGAGCTGGTCGCCCGGGCTAGCGACCACATCTCCACGCTGGTGCGTTCGGAGATCGAACTCGCTAAGGCCGAGTTCACCTTCAACGCCAAGCGTGCGGGCACCGCGGTGGGGATGTTCGCCGCTGCGGCCTTCATTCTGCACCTGTGCTTGATCCTGGCGTCCTTCGCCATCGCCTTCGGCCTGGTGGCGCTCGGCGTGTGGCCGTGGGCCGCGTTCGCGATCGTCACGCTCTTCTACGCTCTGGTGGCGGGGCTGCTGGCGCTGTTCGGCACGCGTAAGCTCAAGGGACTGTCCGGCATGAAGCGGACGGCCCGCAGCATCAGGAACCTCACCGGCGCTGGTCCCGGCGACGAACTGGAGGACGGCGAGGCCGCCGTCACCTCCGGCCCCCCATCCGCCGGAGAGATCGGAAAACGGCGTGAGACGATATCCGATGCGTCCTGA
- a CDS encoding TadE family type IV pilus minor pilin, which yields MWGSERWATRFARRSSQGSITAETAVVLPALVAVLAAALWAVTVVEARLRCVDAARAGARAAARGEPLTDVRLIAARLAPEGARVTVERGPETTSVTVSADVRPGWYPSLPAVTVHSTSTAATEPGAEAEKGGDAR from the coding sequence ATGTGGGGAAGTGAGCGATGGGCGACGCGCTTCGCCCGCCGGAGTTCACAAGGGTCGATCACCGCCGAGACCGCGGTCGTGCTCCCGGCGCTGGTGGCGGTGCTGGCGGCCGCGCTATGGGCGGTCACGGTCGTGGAGGCCCGGCTGCGCTGCGTCGACGCCGCCCGTGCGGGGGCGAGAGCCGCGGCCCGCGGCGAACCTCTGACCGACGTGCGCCTGATCGCGGCGCGTCTGGCGCCGGAGGGGGCGCGGGTGACGGTGGAGCGCGGTCCGGAGACCACCAGCGTGACGGTCTCGGCCGATGTGCGCCCCGGCTGGTATCCGTCTCTCCCGGCGGTCACCGTCCACTCGACCTCCACCGCGGCCACCGAGCCCGGAGCGGAGGCGGAGAAGGGAGGGGACGCCCGATGA
- a CDS encoding type II secretion system F family protein, with protein sequence MPSPSAAATVPSTSTPVEWSSAAVRRSPVSMFLGLGKARTPFRRPGSSSAAARWRACSIELCQALRAELAAGRPAGEALARAISWVEFPDPSAVWAVVAAARDGGDVPAALRAVAPSAGGEGLRRLAVCWQVAAAAGAGLATLVDRVEAMLRADEAHRQEVAAQLSGPRATARLLAVLPVLGVSMGAALGMNPFAFLFGTPAGLMCLLTGLTLAAGGVVWTRHLVRRAESG encoded by the coding sequence ATGCCCTCACCGTCCGCCGCGGCGACCGTCCCGTCGACCTCCACGCCCGTCGAGTGGTCATCCGCCGCCGTCCGCCGGTCTCCCGTCTCGATGTTCCTCGGCCTGGGCAAGGCGCGCACGCCGTTTCGCCGTCCCGGCTCGTCGTCCGCGGCCGCCCGCTGGCGCGCCTGCTCGATCGAGCTGTGCCAGGCGTTACGCGCCGAACTGGCGGCCGGCCGTCCGGCGGGTGAGGCGCTCGCCAGGGCGATCTCCTGGGTGGAGTTCCCCGACCCTTCGGCGGTGTGGGCGGTGGTGGCGGCAGCCCGCGACGGCGGTGACGTCCCGGCGGCTCTTCGCGCGGTCGCGCCGTCCGCCGGCGGCGAAGGGCTGCGCAGGCTGGCCGTGTGCTGGCAGGTCGCCGCCGCGGCGGGAGCGGGCCTGGCCACCCTCGTCGACAGGGTGGAGGCCATGCTCAGAGCGGATGAGGCGCATCGTCAGGAGGTGGCCGCCCAGCTGTCGGGGCCGCGCGCCACGGCCCGCCTTCTGGCCGTCCTGCCGGTGCTCGGCGTCTCGATGGGCGCCGCCCTGGGCATGAACCCGTTCGCCTTTCTCTTCGGCACCCCCGCCGGCCTGATGTGTCTGCTCACCGGTCTCACCCTCGCGGCAGGCGGTGTGGTGTGGACCCGCCACCTGGTCAGGCGGGCCGAATCCGGGTGA
- a CDS encoding oxidoreductase — protein MKDPLAVLAELPGVPEAVKEAREAVDRLYRHRVLRRRSAEVSAESALRGARASAEISGVGVPLERLRAGEVRDPVVQGALRVSAELGGLGATWRTAPRQVLARLHALAAAGQVNEERLGRPRGEGDPVDDPLDLGEPPGPQETAARLNGLVSLVTGRTTAPALVLGAIVHAELAVLRPFGVADGVVARAAERLTLVEFGLDPKSLAVVEIGHLGPPYREGLRAYQTGTSQGVGRWILHCASAVVQGVREATAVCEALQRG, from the coding sequence GTGAAGGACCCGTTGGCCGTGCTCGCCGAGCTGCCCGGCGTGCCCGAGGCCGTCAAAGAGGCCAGAGAGGCGGTCGACCGTCTTTACCGCCATCGTGTGCTGCGCCGCAGGTCCGCCGAGGTGTCCGCGGAATCCGCGCTGCGCGGGGCGCGGGCCTCGGCCGAGATCTCCGGTGTCGGCGTGCCGCTGGAGCGGCTTCGCGCCGGGGAGGTGCGCGACCCCGTCGTGCAGGGCGCGCTGCGCGTGTCTGCCGAGCTGGGCGGCCTGGGTGCCACCTGGCGCACGGCTCCACGGCAGGTGCTGGCCCGGCTGCACGCGCTGGCCGCCGCCGGCCAGGTGAACGAGGAGCGGCTGGGGCGGCCGCGCGGCGAGGGGGACCCCGTCGACGACCCTCTCGACCTGGGTGAGCCGCCCGGCCCGCAGGAGACGGCGGCGCGGCTGAACGGTCTGGTCTCATTGGTGACGGGGCGGACGACCGCGCCCGCCCTCGTGCTGGGCGCGATTGTGCACGCCGAGCTGGCGGTGTTGCGGCCGTTCGGCGTGGCCGACGGCGTGGTCGCACGGGCCGCGGAGCGGCTCACGCTGGTGGAGTTCGGCCTCGACCCCAAGTCGCTGGCGGTCGTCGAGATCGGGCACCTCGGCCCGCCGTACCGGGAAGGGCTACGGGCCTACCAGACCGGAACGTCGCAGGGGGTGGGGCGGTGGATCCTGCACTGCGCGTCAGCGGTCGTCCAGGGCGTCCGTGAGGCCACGGCCGTCTGCGAGGCGCTCCAGCGAGGGTAG
- a CDS encoding LysR family transcriptional regulator: MDRVWVPERHELEAFLVLAEELHFGRTAERLRLSQARVSQVIKKLERGVGAPLFERTSRRVALTPLGARLRDDLQPLYRGLGEAMARARATARGVDGILHVGFLGIGAGELTSSIMDLFRTRHPGCEIQMHETHFADPLGPLRSAEVDVLITRLPVEEPDLVVGPVVLSEPRVLAVPAHHPFARRASVSLEDLADVTVFGVTGAAPEYWWDFHVPRSTPSGRPIRRGQDVATFQELLALIATGQGVSPMAASSERYYARPDIAFVPLRDAPHTDVAVVWRVAGATARVRAFVQAAHDAVVANGGPARF, translated from the coding sequence ATGGATCGAGTGTGGGTACCGGAGCGGCACGAGCTGGAGGCGTTCCTCGTGCTGGCCGAGGAGCTGCACTTCGGCCGTACCGCTGAACGGCTGCGACTGTCCCAGGCCCGGGTCAGTCAGGTGATCAAGAAGCTGGAGCGCGGTGTCGGCGCGCCGTTGTTCGAACGCACCAGCCGCCGCGTCGCGCTCACCCCGCTGGGCGCGCGGCTCCGCGACGACCTTCAGCCGCTGTACCGAGGGCTGGGCGAGGCGATGGCCCGGGCGAGGGCCACGGCACGCGGTGTGGACGGCATACTGCACGTGGGGTTCCTGGGCATCGGCGCGGGCGAACTCACCTCCTCGATCATGGACTTGTTCCGGACCCGCCACCCGGGGTGCGAGATCCAGATGCACGAGACCCACTTCGCCGATCCGCTCGGTCCGCTGCGCTCCGCCGAGGTCGACGTGCTGATCACCCGGTTGCCCGTGGAGGAGCCCGACCTGGTCGTGGGACCGGTGGTGCTGTCGGAACCGCGAGTGCTGGCCGTGCCGGCACACCACCCGTTCGCCCGCCGGGCGAGCGTCTCCCTCGAAGATCTGGCCGATGTCACCGTGTTCGGCGTCACCGGAGCCGCCCCCGAGTACTGGTGGGACTTCCACGTGCCCCGTTCCACGCCCAGCGGGCGGCCCATCCGGCGGGGGCAGGACGTGGCCACCTTCCAGGAGTTGCTGGCATTGATCGCGACAGGCCAGGGCGTATCCCCGATGGCCGCCTCGTCGGAGCGCTACTACGCCCGCCCCGACATCGCCTTCGTTCCGCTCCGCGACGCTCCGCACACCGACGTGGCGGTGGTCTGGCGCGTCGCGGGAGCCACCGCCCGCGTCCGCGCCTTCGTCCAGGCCGCCCATGACGCCGTCGTGGCCAACGGCGGTCCCGCCCGCTTTTAG
- the acs gene encoding acetate--CoA ligase: protein MVAPETPGHGPNSADRSSETTQSTETLSNLLQETRRFAPPADLAAAANVTAAAYDEADADRLAFWERAADRLTWAKRWDTTLEWNPPFAKWFVGGKLNVAYNCIDRHVEAGHGDKVAYYWEGEPEGDSRTITYADLQREVCKAANALTELGVGKGDRVAIYLPMIPELPIAMLACARIGAIHSVVFGGFSATALKSRIDDADAKLVITADGGFRRGAPNALKPTVDEAVSQCPGVERVLVVRRTGQEIAWNDRDLWWHEVVDKQSDVHTAEPHDAEDPLYILYTSGTTGRPKGILHTTGGYLTQVAWTHHAVFDLKPETDIYWCTADIGWVTGHSYIVYGPLANGATSVMYEGTPDTPHRGRWWEIIQKYKVTICYTAPTAIRTFMKWGDDIPAKFDMSSLRILGSVGEPINPEAYVWYREHIGGNRCPVVDTWWQTETGAIMISPLPGVTHAKPGAAMRPLPGIAADVVDDQGNSVPPGGGGFLVIREPWPAMLRTVWGDDQRYIDTYWSRFDGMYFPGDGAKRDEDGDLWLLGRVDDVMLVSGHNISTTEVESALVSHPKVAEAAVVGATDPVTGQAIVAFVILRGNAHEDAGIATELRNHVAKTLGPIAKPRQILVVPELPKTRSGKIMRRLLRAVAENRSLGDVTTLTDSSVMKLIAEKMSSAKSED, encoded by the coding sequence ATGGTGGCCCCGGAAACCCCTGGTCACGGCCCTAACAGCGCCGATCGGTCCAGCGAGACCACGCAATCAACCGAGACGCTGTCCAATCTGTTGCAGGAGACCAGGCGGTTCGCGCCTCCGGCAGACCTGGCCGCCGCCGCCAACGTGACGGCCGCCGCGTACGACGAGGCGGACGCCGACCGTCTCGCCTTCTGGGAGCGCGCGGCCGACCGCCTGACGTGGGCCAAGCGCTGGGACACCACGCTGGAGTGGAATCCGCCCTTCGCCAAGTGGTTCGTCGGCGGCAAGCTCAACGTCGCCTACAACTGCATCGACCGTCACGTGGAGGCCGGTCACGGCGACAAGGTCGCCTACTACTGGGAGGGCGAGCCCGAAGGCGACAGTCGCACCATCACCTACGCCGATCTGCAGCGGGAGGTGTGCAAGGCCGCGAACGCGCTGACGGAGCTGGGCGTCGGCAAGGGCGACCGCGTGGCGATCTACCTGCCGATGATCCCCGAGCTGCCGATCGCGATGCTGGCCTGCGCGCGCATCGGCGCGATCCACTCGGTCGTGTTCGGCGGATTCTCCGCAACGGCGCTGAAGAGCCGCATCGACGACGCCGACGCCAAGCTGGTCATCACCGCCGACGGCGGCTTCCGTCGCGGTGCGCCCAACGCGCTCAAGCCGACCGTGGACGAGGCGGTGTCCCAATGCCCCGGTGTGGAGCGCGTGCTCGTCGTGCGCCGCACCGGCCAGGAGATCGCCTGGAACGATCGCGACCTGTGGTGGCACGAGGTCGTGGACAAGCAGTCCGACGTGCACACCGCCGAGCCGCACGACGCCGAGGACCCGCTCTACATCCTCTACACCAGCGGCACGACGGGCAGGCCGAAGGGCATCCTGCACACCACGGGCGGCTACCTCACGCAGGTCGCCTGGACCCACCACGCGGTGTTCGACCTCAAACCGGAGACCGACATCTACTGGTGCACGGCCGACATCGGCTGGGTCACCGGGCACTCCTACATCGTGTACGGTCCGCTCGCCAACGGTGCGACCAGCGTGATGTACGAGGGCACCCCGGACACGCCGCACCGCGGCCGGTGGTGGGAGATCATCCAGAAGTACAAGGTCACCATCTGCTACACCGCGCCCACCGCGATCCGGACCTTCATGAAGTGGGGCGACGACATCCCCGCGAAGTTCGACATGTCCTCGCTGCGGATCCTGGGCAGCGTCGGCGAGCCGATCAACCCCGAGGCGTACGTCTGGTACCGCGAGCACATCGGCGGCAACCGCTGCCCGGTCGTGGACACCTGGTGGCAGACCGAGACCGGCGCCATCATGATCAGCCCGCTGCCGGGCGTCACCCACGCCAAGCCGGGCGCCGCGATGCGCCCGCTGCCGGGCATCGCCGCCGACGTGGTGGACGACCAGGGCAACAGCGTCCCGCCGGGCGGCGGCGGTTTCCTCGTCATCCGCGAGCCGTGGCCGGCGATGCTCCGCACGGTCTGGGGCGACGACCAGCGTTACATCGACACGTACTGGTCGCGCTTTGACGGCATGTACTTCCCGGGCGACGGCGCCAAGCGCGACGAGGACGGCGACCTGTGGCTGCTCGGCCGGGTCGACGACGTCATGCTGGTCTCCGGGCACAACATCTCCACCACCGAGGTGGAGTCGGCGCTGGTGTCCCACCCCAAGGTCGCCGAGGCGGCGGTCGTGGGCGCCACCGACCCGGTCACCGGCCAGGCCATCGTGGCGTTCGTGATCCTGCGCGGCAACGCCCACGAGGACGCGGGCATCGCGACCGAGCTGCGCAACCACGTCGCCAAGACACTCGGCCCGATCGCCAAGCCGCGGCAGATCCTCGTGGTGCCCGAGCTGCCGAAGACCCGCTCCGGCAAGATCATGCGGCGGCTGCTGCGCGCCGTGGCGGAGAACCGTTCGCTCGGTGACGTCACCACGCTGACCGACAGCTCGGTGATGAAGCTCATCGCCGAGAAGATGTCCTCCGCCAAGAGCGAGGACTAG
- the ssd gene encoding septum site-determining protein Ssd, with protein MNRPLVITRDDALLDDLLRISAAAGTEIDVAHVPAHARPYWAKAPLVVVGDDLADDLAATGPPRRPRVLLVTRGDDVDPTVWRRCVAVGAQEVLALPAAERRLADEFADLSGPSEETGRVLCVIGGSGGVGASVLAASLARAAAGRRRSTLLVDADPLGGGIDVLLGQEEVRGCRWGELVAREGRLNPGALQAVLPSTGHLAVLAFQRGAARPIPAEAMRSVLDAGQRGFDLVVVDLPRHLDAAAAEAAARAATTLLVVSASVRGVLAAAQVLSTLREHTSDIRAVVRPGVLDDDVVTGSLAVAGAGHLPDQARLAVALDRGQAPPLRATTSLGRFCAGFLDAFLDEQAGPAGEEPRP; from the coding sequence ATGAACCGCCCACTGGTCATCACCAGAGACGACGCCCTGCTCGACGATCTCCTGCGAATCTCCGCCGCCGCGGGCACCGAGATCGACGTCGCGCATGTCCCCGCCCATGCCCGGCCGTACTGGGCGAAGGCGCCCCTCGTGGTCGTGGGCGACGACCTGGCCGACGATCTGGCCGCGACCGGCCCGCCCAGACGGCCGCGCGTGCTGCTGGTCACCCGTGGGGACGACGTAGACCCCACGGTGTGGCGGCGGTGCGTGGCCGTCGGCGCGCAGGAGGTCTTGGCGCTGCCGGCCGCCGAACGGCGCCTCGCCGACGAGTTCGCCGACCTGTCCGGCCCGAGTGAGGAGACCGGCCGGGTGCTGTGCGTCATCGGCGGGTCCGGAGGCGTGGGTGCGAGCGTGCTGGCCGCCTCCCTGGCCCGCGCCGCCGCGGGCAGGCGGCGCTCCACGCTTCTCGTCGACGCCGATCCGCTCGGCGGAGGCATCGACGTCCTGCTCGGCCAGGAGGAGGTCCGGGGGTGCCGCTGGGGTGAGCTGGTCGCCCGGGAAGGGCGGCTCAACCCGGGCGCGCTCCAGGCGGTCCTGCCGTCCACCGGTCACCTCGCCGTGCTGGCGTTCCAGCGGGGCGCCGCACGCCCCATCCCGGCCGAGGCGATGCGCTCGGTGCTGGACGCCGGACAGCGCGGCTTCGACCTCGTCGTGGTCGACCTGCCCCGGCATCTCGACGCCGCGGCGGCCGAGGCGGCGGCCCGGGCCGCGACCACGCTGCTCGTCGTCTCGGCGAGCGTCCGCGGGGTGCTCGCGGCGGCGCAGGTGCTGTCCACGCTGCGCGAGCACACGAGCGACATCCGCGCCGTCGTACGCCCGGGCGTCCTGGACGACGACGTGGTCACCGGATCCCTGGCGGTGGCGGGCGCGGGCCACCTTCCCGATCAGGCCCGTCTGGCCGTCGCCCTCGACAGGGGCCAGGCCCCGCCGCTGCGGGCCACCACCTCCCTCGGCCGTTTCTGCGCCGGTTTCCTCGATGCCTTCCTGGATGAGCAGGCCGGCCCGGCCGGTGAGGAGCCCCGTCCGTGA
- a CDS encoding alpha/beta fold hydrolase, whose product MRPDESLVTIDGPWTHRGVHAGGTRFHVVEAGEGPLVLLLHGFPQFWWTWRHQLVSLPAAGYRAAAVDLRGYGASDKPPRGYDLPTLAQDVVGLIKALGESGAIVVGHALGGLLAWTMAATDPKSVRRLVAVAAPHPLRLRGVLLRGSPGQLRASAHALAFQLPFYPEIRLTSREGAWVGTLLERWSGPGWPGEEVTRTYRDAFRIPGVAHCAMEYYRWLGRSQLRPDGARYARSLRPPIEVPTLQVHGALDTCMLPRTAQGSGRYVAAPYRWRIMDGVGHFPQEEQPERFDAELIGWLSDDEPER is encoded by the coding sequence ATGCGTCCTGACGAGTCACTTGTCACGATCGATGGGCCGTGGACGCACCGCGGCGTCCACGCCGGCGGCACGCGCTTCCACGTGGTGGAGGCCGGAGAGGGCCCGCTGGTCCTGCTGCTGCACGGTTTCCCCCAGTTCTGGTGGACCTGGCGGCACCAGCTCGTCTCCCTGCCCGCGGCCGGCTACCGCGCGGCAGCGGTCGACCTGCGCGGGTACGGCGCGAGCGACAAACCGCCGCGCGGCTACGACCTGCCCACTCTCGCGCAGGACGTCGTGGGCTTGATCAAGGCGCTGGGCGAGTCGGGCGCGATCGTGGTCGGCCACGCCCTCGGAGGGCTGCTCGCCTGGACCATGGCGGCCACCGACCCCAAGAGCGTGCGCCGCCTGGTCGCCGTCGCCGCCCCCCATCCGCTGCGCCTGCGGGGCGTGCTGCTGCGCGGCTCGCCGGGTCAGCTCCGCGCGAGCGCGCACGCGCTGGCCTTCCAGCTCCCCTTCTACCCGGAGATCCGGCTCACCTCCCGCGAAGGAGCGTGGGTCGGCACGCTGCTGGAGCGGTGGTCCGGTCCCGGCTGGCCGGGTGAGGAGGTCACCCGGACCTACCGCGACGCCTTCCGCATCCCCGGTGTCGCCCACTGCGCGATGGAGTACTACCGCTGGCTCGGCCGCTCCCAGCTCCGCCCGGACGGCGCCCGCTACGCGCGCAGCCTGCGCCCGCCCATCGAGGTGCCGACGCTGCAGGTGCACGGCGCGCTCGACACCTGCATGCTGCCCCGTACCGCGCAGGGGTCGGGTCGTTACGTGGCTGCGCCGTACCGGTGGCGCATCATGGATGGGGTAGGCCATTTCCCGCAGGAGGAACAGCCCGAGCGGTTCGATGCCGAGCTGATCGGCTGGCTTTCGGATGACGAGCCCGAGCGATGA
- a CDS encoding Rv3654c family TadE-like protein, producing MREASGKRGGGHTAGGAGIGAGGDGHSVRPRRCRRKAGRACPAARGSPGRSGSVGWSESAERGSATVWAVALMALLMAVAVVFTYAGMARVARHRAQSAADLSALAAARLAVEGEERACSAARSLARMNRSALDHCSVRESVAEVEVTVRFAPPVVPERLIHARARAGPVEGAITFAPPSGASPPPSGSGTAPRPGTTPVTNGRTIRSRQQDRSGDLRAAPR from the coding sequence ATGAGAGAGGCGAGCGGGAAGCGCGGTGGCGGCCACACCGCCGGTGGAGCCGGGATCGGTGCCGGCGGCGACGGTCACTCGGTGCGGCCGCGACGGTGTCGCCGAAAGGCCGGGCGCGCGTGTCCGGCCGCGAGGGGGAGCCCGGGGCGGTCCGGGAGCGTCGGATGGTCCGAGAGCGCGGAGCGGGGGTCGGCCACGGTGTGGGCCGTCGCGCTCATGGCCCTGCTCATGGCGGTCGCGGTGGTGTTCACGTACGCGGGTATGGCGCGGGTCGCTCGGCATCGGGCTCAGAGCGCCGCCGACCTTAGTGCGCTCGCCGCGGCCCGCCTGGCGGTGGAGGGGGAGGAGCGAGCCTGCTCAGCAGCGCGGTCCCTGGCCCGGATGAACCGGTCGGCCCTGGATCACTGCTCGGTGCGGGAGTCTGTGGCGGAGGTCGAGGTGACGGTCCGCTTCGCTCCTCCGGTCGTCCCCGAGCGCCTCATACACGCCAGAGCCCGCGCCGGTCCCGTCGAAGGGGCGATCACGTTCGCGCCGCCGTCCGGAGCATCTCCACCGCCGTCCGGCAGTGGAACGGCTCCCCGGCCGGGAACGACGCCGGTCACCAACGGCCGAACGATCCGTTCCCGGCAGCAGGACCGCTCCGGTGACCTCCGCGCCGCACCGCGGTGA
- a CDS encoding DUF4244 domain-containing protein, whose amino-acid sequence MLSRLLDHARRIIFAVRHRGDRGMSTAEYAVGTIAACGFAALLFKVVTSADVQELLVGLVNRALNVGK is encoded by the coding sequence GTGCTCTCACGACTCCTCGACCACGCGAGGCGGATCATCTTCGCCGTCCGGCATCGGGGCGACCGCGGGATGTCCACAGCCGAATACGCGGTCGGCACGATCGCGGCATGCGGTTTCGCTGCGCTCTTGTTCAAGGTCGTCACCTCCGCCGATGTGCAAGAGCTCCTGGTCGGCCTCGTCAACCGCGCTCTTAATGTGGGGAAGTGA
- a CDS encoding DUF309 domain-containing protein, protein MTDVTRDRDAEGRPRNARPRDEYGRPLPRDAEGVPRVPDDYAPDGAEAVAEAVRLLAEERPFHAHEVLEARWKHGPPEERDLWQGLAQICVGLTHLQRGNRRGAAVLLTRGATRVTPYGRPQAGKPYGMDLARTVRRAQDLAAEADEVTPSVAITRIRETLA, encoded by the coding sequence ATGACCGATGTGACGCGTGACAGAGACGCCGAGGGGCGGCCCCGCAACGCCCGGCCGCGCGACGAGTACGGCCGACCGCTGCCGCGGGACGCCGAGGGCGTACCGCGGGTGCCGGACGACTACGCGCCCGACGGCGCGGAGGCGGTTGCGGAGGCGGTGCGGCTGCTGGCCGAGGAGCGCCCCTTCCACGCCCACGAGGTGCTGGAGGCGCGCTGGAAGCACGGCCCGCCGGAGGAACGCGACCTGTGGCAGGGGCTGGCCCAGATCTGCGTGGGGCTGACCCATCTGCAGCGCGGCAACCGGCGCGGCGCCGCCGTGCTGCTCACCCGCGGCGCGACCCGGGTCACCCCGTACGGCAGGCCGCAGGCGGGCAAGCCGTATGGGATGGATCTCGCGCGTACCGTGCGCCGGGCGCAGGATCTCGCCGCCGAGGCCGACGAGGTGACGC
- a CDS encoding type II secretion system F family protein has protein sequence MIVFLIAAAAGAGIAAWLWWSAPTPADRLHAIRRAAGLPSAAASGVPGSRSAFHGEPGAVTAGCGFPDPGTTARTGYPVGSGSYGDGATVGTPLGGRRRETATPPRPGAEPSGALLRKTVLVGAAGSVGLLLAGGLVAAVAAAGAAGIVFLAPGDRRSRPDRREEKQLAADLPLAAELMVACLRAGQPLAGAVEAVASALGGPLGERLSWVGGQLRLGAHPEAAWSSLLEEEPVARLARTMIRAAETGAPVAEALTRLGDDAALSVRTASLAAARRAGVQTVAPLGLCFLPAFVLLGIVPVVAGLAAQVVLP, from the coding sequence ATGATCGTGTTTCTGATCGCCGCCGCGGCGGGTGCGGGGATCGCCGCGTGGCTGTGGTGGTCGGCGCCGACCCCGGCCGACCGCCTGCATGCCATCCGCCGCGCCGCCGGCCTCCCCTCCGCCGCGGCGTCCGGTGTCCCCGGATCACGATCGGCGTTCCATGGTGAGCCCGGCGCGGTGACAGCGGGCTGCGGCTTCCCCGATCCTGGGACGACGGCCCGCACCGGATACCCGGTGGGCTCCGGATCGTACGGAGACGGCGCCACGGTGGGGACGCCCCTCGGCGGTCGAAGGCGGGAAACGGCGACCCCTCCCAGACCGGGTGCGGAACCGTCCGGTGCGCTCCTTCGGAAGACCGTGCTCGTGGGGGCCGCGGGAAGCGTCGGTCTCCTGCTCGCCGGAGGGCTCGTCGCCGCCGTGGCCGCGGCGGGCGCGGCCGGGATCGTGTTCCTCGCGCCGGGCGACCGCCGTTCCCGGCCGGATCGGCGTGAGGAGAAACAGCTCGCGGCCGACCTTCCGCTGGCGGCCGAACTCATGGTCGCCTGCCTGAGGGCCGGGCAGCCGCTCGCCGGTGCGGTCGAGGCCGTCGCATCGGCGCTCGGTGGTCCGCTCGGCGAGCGCCTGTCATGGGTGGGCGGCCAGCTGCGCTTGGGCGCTCATCCGGAGGCCGCGTGGTCGTCGCTCCTGGAAGAGGAACCGGTGGCGCGGCTCGCCAGGACGATGATCCGCGCGGCGGAGACCGGCGCCCCGGTGGCGGAGGCGCTCACCCGGCTCGGTGACGACGCCGCTCTTTCCGTCCGCACCGCCTCTCTGGCAGCGGCACGACGGGCCGGCGTGCAGACCGTCGCCCCTCTGGGCCTGTGCTTCCTCCCGGCGTTCGTGCTGCTCGGCATCGTCCCCGTGGTCGCCGGCCTGGCCGCGCAGGTCGTCCTCCCCTGA